In the genome of Stomoxys calcitrans chromosome 4, idStoCalc2.1, whole genome shotgun sequence, the window tGTTTGTAGACAATTTTATAGCTTGCTTTGCCAATTTTTGCCTAAATTAATAGACCAAAaacgagagagagagatgaGATCAAATTTTATCAAACTTTATCTAATTAGAAATAATTTGATCCAATTATAGCTGATGGCAGATATATATCTGgccatatcaaatttgtttactCGGGTTatgatttaaattattttgcaatTGCCATATGACAAGATACCCAGTAATGAGTTAACTAACCTCTCTCTTTAAGCAACTACTCTTCATTTCCTATCAAATTTGTTTAGTTTTAATAAGAAACGCATAAAACGTGATGACAAATAcacataaattaatttaaaaaaaaaaaacacttgaatCGTATTGTGATGAATGTACAGTGTGTTGTAAAAATGTAAATGGAGAAATACGTATGTGAATACATTTATGCTTTGCCATAACTTACTATGTTTCTTTTTCATAGGCAAAGGTGGAGGTTCTTCCAAACGACCCTCAAATCCAAGATTAATTGAATTACAACTTATCGATGGCATATCAATGCGGCGCGGGTCTAAGCTTTTATGTTTTGTATGCCATTCAAAAGTTCGAAGTTGCACTTTTTGTCGTATTTCAGGCGATTCAGGTTTTTCAGTAgaactaaaaaattaaaaaaaaataaagtatgtATAAATATATGTTCTCTATTGCAATTTAATCTGCAACTCACTTGTCTATTGTGTCCGAGTCATACGAAGATAATTTCGTAAGACGGGATAATTTTGGTGGTAAATCTGGTGGTTTATCATTCGAAAAAGATGATAGTATGTCCTCGCTGGATGTTATGTCCAAACTGTTGGTTTGTTTTAAAATAGCACTGCTGCTCGTAGTGGTTGAAAACACTTGAAATTGTTCCAACAACTTCTTTTCTGCTTCAAATTGATCTGGCGATGATATGCGTCGTTCGTCATCGTTCGATATACGTACTGCCGTTGATGCCTCAGATACACTACTCGTGCTTGTACTCGATATACACACCGAAGAGCATTTCTTCGAAGTCATCACTGTTTGCTGATGTTGCTGGAAACAATCCTCATTTATGCTATTATTGCTGCACATGTATGTTAATTCCGATGACGAATTACTCGACTTGGTGGACGACTGGAAACTTACATCTGACGAATGCTTTGAGTAGCTTTGTGTTGAGGTGCGTATGGAACAGTTCGAATGAAAACCTAAGATGGACACAAAAACAAGCCAAGAAGATtaggaaaaaaaataagtttgctTTCTAACAAACTGATAAGACGaggaatgcaaacaaaaacatGCATTAGAAAATTATaatgaaaaacgaaaaatagcAAGGTTGACATAAATTATTAGCGCTGGAATGAATGTAAGTAATGGGCAACAACAGCATCCATCAATGTTATCGATCAAAGACAAACAGCAAATTTTCTACGACAACAAGAATTGTTAAGGAAACCAAAATACCAGATTCGTTTGAATGTCGGTGATTGTTAACTTTGCGTAGCTCCGTTTTAGCAATGTCCTCATcgatttcatttgaattcccaGCCATTGCGCCAGACAACGAGTCACATTTGCCTTTGCCTTGGTTTGGTTGTTCATTTGATTTCATAGCTTCGCCGTCAACACCACCGCAGTACTGCACATCTTccgcaattttttctaaatatgttttaaattttgattataACACAAGAATTAAAggacaacaaacaacaaaagagATAACCCCAAATTCTGACAAAACATCCTTACTGCGGAGAAAATACCATCTCTGCTATCCCTCTCTAGCTAAATGATAAAGTGTTTGCCAATGCAGTACATACAACTAGATAGTTAATTATGATTAGATTAGATAACTTACTCATATTAAACTCATGGTAATCCTCAGAACATTGACTAGAAGGCGAACAAGAGCGTACCGTTagactaaaaaaaattatgaatattatAATACTAGGAATGGCCAATATGCAACGTAACTTACTGATCAACACCTGTGGTATATTCCGCATCTGAATTGGTGCTTGTATTGTTATCATTATTTGATTGTGATTGATTGGGTTGACTGTTTCTCTTTGGCGGTAATGGCGGAGGATTGTTTGGTCTGGattgaataaaaagaaaaattacaaaaattaagcAAGCAACAATTGCGGAAAATTACCTATTAGGCAAAGGTGGTTTAGGTGGGGGACTGGACGCTCTTAAAATATTTTCGGTACTAAAGGATCCATGCATGGGATTTGATGTGGATTTAGCAATAATATCCCGTTCGCTGAAACGATTAGATGTtgattagaaattttttttacctaTAACACACAAAGCATATGACTTACTCAGACGTCAATGGTATATCCGGCAGAGAGGTCCTTTGTACAGATCCTTCCACTGATGGACGCATTAGCCGATTATGTGTGATATTGGTAGGGGTCGCAGAtgggttttcttcttctttttcagtAGCCCGTTCTTTCTTTTCCTGTAATCTTTGTTGGGCCAATATTgccaaattctaaaaaaaattacggAAAATATAAATGCATATAAAATTCAgccaataaaaaataataaatttaggTAAAGAACTCGGAGACAATAGTGTCTACTTATCCTATTGGCTCGAAGTCCATAAAGTGAATATATAGTAAAAATAGGACAATATAATGTTGATGGATTTCTTTGTATATTTCAATGTTGAACCAGAACTTACCTTTACGGCTTCCTCAAGCAGATCAACAATTTCTCTAACATTATCGCCACTTAATGAAACACATTCCTCAGAATCTTCGCTTAGCATAACCTCATCACAAAGCTTAATGAGTTTCCCCAACGATTTATAGACTTGTTGCGTAGCCGACAATAGAGAGGTGTTGTTTTCGTTCAGCGCGTATGCTTGAATAACTAAAACGGCACGAGTACATATTTGGAATCATTAGTCATCTCTTTGCTACTGAACAAATAAAAGTCTAAGACTTTGATTGTTCAAGGGATGATAGAAACTCGTATGcaaaaataaacacacacacacacacctgaAAACATGCTGGCTGTTGTATCGAGGATGATAGTACCATTGCCAGGCAATACCTCCAACTTATTCTTCAGTATGACatccttgaaatattttaatgcaTTTGTTATATCCTTGACGTGTGTATCTAAGGATTGTGATGATTTGGCCACTTCTTCAGCTGTTAGCGggagtttatttttatttctgggACTTTGAGGAGAATGTGATCTGCAACCAGAGAGAATAAACAATATACAAAATATACAGGTGAGGCAGTTAAGACACAACTCACCTTCCCAATGTGTTGGCTGTTGAACGCATTATGTAAAGTCTGTCGAACAGTTCGTCCTTAAATGACCTGGCTCTTCTGGCTAATTTATTGCCTTTGAGACTATTTTTGTGCCCGGAAGACCCTGTAGTACTATTGCTGCTGCCTACTAAGGGTGTACTCGTCTGCTGGGTGGGCGTGGCTGGCGAAGTATTCGACGAACCATAAAGATTCGACTGCGACGACAGGGACGAGTTTGGAGTGGATGGAGTGCTGATGACGCTATCTGTTAGtaggaaaaataatttattgcaTTAGTAATTCACATAATTCTCCAATGATTGCTATTTATGGAATCTGTAATGGCATTATTTTGTGCTCAAAGGAAACTTTATTTCCAATACGATCAATTGGGTAGAGCCATATAATTATTCGATATTAAAAATTCAACTCTCCCTTTGGGCCATTAGTTCGTTTGGATGCTCGCTCGGTTTAGAATCCATCTCTGTTTCCGTATATTTACATTCTTACTTGGTAATAGATGCTGATTACAATAACACCACACTCACTCACTAGTTTCGTTCGTACAGCTGAAGTTGGATTTGTaattagattttctttgcaGAAGGCTTTATATGAAATTATTAAATCTTATCCTAAGACACAGTTTTTATGCGCGAACTTGCCATTcagttaagaaaaatttttgttttaaatatatgaTGAATCAGATATGAGATTCCCCCGTTTTCCGTTCCATAATGTGCAATTGGTAACAATGGACAGCAGCTACGACTAcccattattattattgtagATTTaccacacgcacacatacacattGTGTATATTTTTCAGATGTTCTGCCGCAGCTCTGCTTCGATTTAACTCATATACATGCTTACTTTGTAGCgtagaaaaatgaaaatgtgtacCTTGCATCATTTTTATCAGCCTCCTCCTTTTGTTTACTTGATAATATTCAATTAATCTTCAATGATATTTGTTAGTTTTCTTCACTGTTCACAGAATTGTGgccatttttgcacagattgGTCAAGGATTCAATAATTTACACGACGTTATTTTTTATTGAGATTCAACAGCAGCGATTAACTAATTCCACGACTCGCATTTGTGTTAGTGTAGTGAATGTAATTCGATAACTAAATTTGTCGAATATCGATAATTCAGATTAAAAGTCGATTATTTTGCAGTCATTATGCATCACCATCGATGCTCGACCCCATAGTATTGTCGTTGGTCAGTATAATAGGCGGTTTATACGGCGCATCATGATCGTACTCTCATGTGTACCAGAAAGCTTCAAAGAGTATGATTGTGCTAAAAAGATTTTAGGAATTttacatggcgaaacaattaaagatggtctcatttgtacaacaaccacaaatcatatggtgcaatccgccatcaagctgatagacgttttgccaacacaacaaaaaatctgtcatcttaataccgccaAACCTGGGCGGCTGTTAACAGCAAAGTGCATAAGAAAGAATAAGAGTTGACATTAGAGCCCAATTCGAgatgacgagtgacaaagtTTAAAGACACGAcatgtttgaattgcttacgatatttcgtttttccttttattccaactttcggttgcaaagaaacaaagcaaaatacgaaaaaatgttcgaacgaatgtccgaatcaaaacagaataacctgaaaatgttgcaaccctcaatgtgaatccaattggaatacatggaaaaggttgtgtctttaacgcgagttattttactGTATGgagaagacaaagcagaaaccctctcttcttctttcttacgTTCTTTgtttaacagctgttcgcgtgagatcaTCTTTATAAACCCCCCTTGGGAATTTTGCAAGATATTCAGATTATTTGGTCTTCCTAATCTCGTAAAAGTCGCATGCAAGTTGGCATGTCGAATGCAGCATTTTAACCAATTCCTCCCTGTGTTCCTTTgtaaatagaaaattaattagcaaattattatcaaaaatgttttctttatctTTTGGCACCATTCATAAAAGGtaaaggttggtactatattcggttttcgcggtgaaactgcatataaaaaaataagcggAAAGTATTGATGAAAAGTTtagctataacttgttttttcatcta includes:
- the LOC106088506 gene encoding guanine nucleotide-releasing factor 2 isoform X6, which codes for MMQDSVISTPSTPNSSLSSQSNLYGSSNTSPATPTQQTSTPLVGSSNSTTGSSGHKNSLKGNKLARRARSFKDELFDRLYIMRSTANTLGRSHSPQSPRNKNKLPLTAEEVAKSSQSLDTHVKDITNALKYFKDVILKNKLEVLPGNGTIILDTTASMFSVIQAYALNENNTSLLSATQQVYKSLGKLIKLCDEVMLSEDSEECVSLSGDNVREIVDLLEEAVKNLAILAQQRLQEKKERATEKEEENPSATPTNITHNRLMRPSVEGSVQRTSLPDIPLTSDERDIIAKSTSNPMHGSFSTENILRASSPPPKPPLPNRPNNPPPLPPKRNSQPNQSQSNNDNNTSTNSDAEYTTGVDHLTVRSCSPSSQCSEDYHEFNMKKIAEDVQYCGGVDGEAMKSNEQPNQGKGKCDSLSGAMAGNSNEIDEDIAKTELRKVNNHRHSNESGFHSNCSIRTSTQSYSKHSSDVSFQSSTKSSNSSSELTYMCSNNSINEDCFQQHQQTVMTSKKCSSVCISSTSTSSVSEASTAVRISNDDERRISSPDQFEAEKKLLEQFQVFSTTTSSSAILKQTNSLDITSSEDILSSFSNDKPPDLPPKLSRLTKLSSYDSDTIDNSTEKPESPEIRQKVQLRTFEWHTKHKSLDPRRIDMPSISCNSINLGFEGRLEEPPPLPMKKKHILAYMEICSASTQRHTVHDCNLNRNITHSQTMNIATTFAKEELPEIPPALPPKNYKQWKGTSTTSTSPIPPPTIITTPPPSPKPKHLNSDHRILSLTGGNEIMSTLSEEVGDQCEDESGLIHSHELQNVYETSSTPRTPTSPTMDKMGPNGDYSSEVEEMVNYNNYNRKSPISIDHVPNILEEVDIAPYLIFKKENEEGPEVKGGYIDALIVHACRVQKVADKAFGEAFITTFRTFITPIDLIEKLTHRYTVLFCCQMNEQKQKAAKETFSLLVRVVNDLTCTDLTSKNLLRLLVEFVYELICSGQLYFAKLLRYTICGRVKFYRESRMPAYPTNENSSTVIAQPSLLDFKAYEIAKQMTLLDAELFQKIEIPEVLIFAKDQCEEKSPNLNKFTEHFNKMSYWVRSKILMLNCAKEREKYVEKFIKIMSHLKKMHNYNSYLALLSALDSAPIGRLEWNKSIRETLKNNCNLIDSSSSFRNYRKALEETEPPCIPYIGLVLQDLTFVHVGNPDYLKDGVVNFSKRWQQYKIIVNMKRFKICSYKYRRNERIISFFDNFEKFLGEEEMWQISETIKPRGGKRLIVNN
- the LOC106088506 gene encoding guanine nucleotide-releasing factor 2 isoform X5 — its product is MRSTANTLGRSHSPQSPRNKNKLPLTAEEVAKSSQSLDTHVKDITNALKYFKDVILKNKLEVLPGNGTIILDTTASMFSVIQAYALNENNTSLLSATQQVYKSLGKLIKLCDEVMLSEDSEECVSLSGDNVREIVDLLEEAVKNLAILAQQRLQEKKERATEKEEENPSATPTNITHNRLMRPSVEGSVQRTSLPDIPLTSDERDIIAKSTSNPMHGSFSTENILRASSPPPKPPLPNRPNNPPPLPPKRNSQPNQSQSNNDNNTSTNSDAEYTTGVDHLTVRSCSPSSQCSEDYHEFNMKKIAEDVQYCGGVDGEAMKSNEQPNQGKGKCDSLSGAMAGNSNEIDEDIAKTELRKVNNHRHSNESGFHSNCSIRTSTQSYSKHSSDVSFQSSTKSSNSSSELTYMCSNNSINEDCFQQHQQTVMTSKKCSSVCISSTSTSSVSEASTAVRISNDDERRISSPDQFEAEKKLLEQFQVFSTTTSSSAILKQTNSLDITSSEDILSSFSNDKPPDLPPKLSRLTKLSSYDSDTIDNSTEKPESPEIRQKVQLRTFEWHTKHKSLDPRRIDMPSISCNSINLGFEGRLEEPPPLPMKKKHMFQSVAFSVLAYMEICSASTQRHTVHDCNLNRNITHSQTMNIATTFAKEELPEIPPALPPKNYKQWKGTSTTSTSPIPPPTIITTPPPSPKPKHLNSDHRILSLTGGNEIMSTLSEEVGDQCEDESGLIHSHELQNVYETSSTPRTPTSPTMDKMGPNGDYSSEVEEMVNYNNYNRKSPISIDHVPNILEEVDIAPYLIFKKENEEGPEVKGGYIDALIVHACRVQKVADKAAFGEAFITTFRTFITPIDLIEKLTHRYTVLFCCQMNEQKQKAAKETFSLLVRVVNDLTCTDLTSKNLLRLLVEFVYELICSGQLYFAKLLRYTICGRVKFYRESRMPAYPTNENSSTVIAQPSLLDFKAYEIAKQMTLLDAELFQKIEIPEVLIFAKDQCEEKSPNLNKFTEHFNKMSYWVRSKILMLNCAKEREKYVEKFIKIMSHLKKMHNYNSYLALLSALDSAPIGRLEWNKSIRETLKNNCNLIDSSSSFRNYRKALEETEPPCIPYIGLVLQDLTFVHVGNPDYLKDGVVNFSKRWQQYKIIVNMKRFKICSYKYRRNERIISFFDNFEKFLGEEEMWQISETIKPRGGKRLIVNN
- the LOC106088506 gene encoding guanine nucleotide-releasing factor 2 isoform X1 — translated: MMQDSVISTPSTPNSSLSSQSNLYGSSNTSPATPTQQTSTPLVGSSNSTTGSSGHKNSLKGNKLARRARSFKDELFDRLYIMRSTANTLGRSHSPQSPRNKNKLPLTAEEVAKSSQSLDTHVKDITNALKYFKDVILKNKLEVLPGNGTIILDTTASMFSVIQAYALNENNTSLLSATQQVYKSLGKLIKLCDEVMLSEDSEECVSLSGDNVREIVDLLEEAVKNLAILAQQRLQEKKERATEKEEENPSATPTNITHNRLMRPSVEGSVQRTSLPDIPLTSDERDIIAKSTSNPMHGSFSTENILRASSPPPKPPLPNRPNNPPPLPPKRNSQPNQSQSNNDNNTSTNSDAEYTTGVDHLTVRSCSPSSQCSEDYHEFNMKKIAEDVQYCGGVDGEAMKSNEQPNQGKGKCDSLSGAMAGNSNEIDEDIAKTELRKVNNHRHSNESGFHSNCSIRTSTQSYSKHSSDVSFQSSTKSSNSSSELTYMCSNNSINEDCFQQHQQTVMTSKKCSSVCISSTSTSSVSEASTAVRISNDDERRISSPDQFEAEKKLLEQFQVFSTTTSSSAILKQTNSLDITSSEDILSSFSNDKPPDLPPKLSRLTKLSSYDSDTIDNSTEKPESPEIRQKVQLRTFEWHTKHKSLDPRRIDMPSISCNSINLGFEGRLEEPPPLPMKKKHMFQSVAFSVLAYMEICSASTQRHTVHDCNLNRNITHSQTMNIATTFAKEELPEIPPALPPKNYKQWKGTSTTSTSPIPPPTIITTPPPSPKPKHLNSDHRILSLTGGNEIMSTLSEEVGDQCEDESGLIHSHELQNVYETSSTPRTPTSPTMDKMGPNGDYSSEVEEMVNYNNYNRKSPISIDHVPNILEEVDIAPYLIFKKENEEGPEVKGGYIDALIVHACRVQKVADKAAFGEAFITTFRTFITPIDLIEKLTHRYTVLFCCQMNEQKQKAAKETFSLLVRVVNDLTCTDLTSKNLLRLLVEFVYELICSGQLYFAKLLRYTICGRVKFYRESRMPAYPTNENSSTVIAQPSLLDFKAYEIAKQMTLLDAELFQKIEIPEVLIFAKDQCEEKSPNLNKFTEHFNKMSYWVRSKILMLNCAKEREKYVEKFIKIMSHLKKMHNYNSYLALLSALDSAPIGRLEWNKSIRETLKNNCNLIDSSSSFRNYRKALEETEPPCIPYIGLVLQDLTFVHVGNPDYLKDGVVNFSKRWQQYKIIVNMKRFKICSYKYRRNERIISFFDNFEKFLGEEEMWQISETIKPRGGKRLIVNN
- the LOC106088506 gene encoding guanine nucleotide-releasing factor 2 isoform X2, which translates into the protein MMQDSVISTPSTPNSSLSSQSNLYGSSNTSPATPTQQTSTPLVGSSNSTTGSSGHKNSLKGNKLARRARSFKDELFDRLYIMRSTANTLGRSHSPQSPRNKNKLPLTAEEVAKSSQSLDTHVKDITNALKYFKDVILKNKLEVLPGNGTIILDTTASMFSVIQAYALNENNTSLLSATQQVYKSLGKLIKLCDEVMLSEDSEECVSLSGDNVREIVDLLEEAVKNLAILAQQRLQEKKERATEKEEENPSATPTNITHNRLMRPSVEGSVQRTSLPDIPLTSDERDIIAKSTSNPMHGSFSTENILRASSPPPKPPLPNRPNNPPPLPPKRNSQPNQSQSNNDNNTSTNSDAEYTTGVDHLTVRSCSPSSQCSEDYHEFNMKKIAEDVQYCGGVDGEAMKSNEQPNQGKGKCDSLSGAMAGNSNEIDEDIAKTELRKVNNHRHSNESGFHSNCSIRTSTQSYSKHSSDVSFQSSTKSSNSSSELTYMCSNNSINEDCFQQHQQTVMTSKKCSSVCISSTSTSSVSEASTAVRISNDDERRISSPDQFEAEKKLLEQFQVFSTTTSSSAILKQTNSLDITSSEDILSSFSNDKPPDLPPKLSRLTKLSSYDSDTIDNSTEKPESPEIRQKVQLRTFEWHTKHKSLDPRRIDMPSISCNSINLGFEGRLEEPPPLPMKKKHMFQSVAFSVLAYMEICSASTQRHTVHDCNLNRNITHSQTMNIATTFAKEELPEIPPALPPKNYKQWKGTSTTSTSPIPPPTIITTPPPSPKPKHLNSDHRILSLTGGNEIMSTLSEEVGDQCEDESGLIHSHELQNVYETSSTPRTPTSPTMDKMGPNGDYSSEVEEMVNYNNYNRKSPISIDHVPNILEEVDIAPYLIFKKENEEGPEVKGGYIDALIVHACRVQKVADKAFGEAFITTFRTFITPIDLIEKLTHRYTVLFCCQMNEQKQKAAKETFSLLVRVVNDLTCTDLTSKNLLRLLVEFVYELICSGQLYFAKLLRYTICGRVKFYRESRMPAYPTNENSSTVIAQPSLLDFKAYEIAKQMTLLDAELFQKIEIPEVLIFAKDQCEEKSPNLNKFTEHFNKMSYWVRSKILMLNCAKEREKYVEKFIKIMSHLKKMHNYNSYLALLSALDSAPIGRLEWNKSIRETLKNNCNLIDSSSSFRNYRKALEETEPPCIPYIGLVLQDLTFVHVGNPDYLKDGVVNFSKRWQQYKIIVNMKRFKICSYKYRRNERIISFFDNFEKFLGEEEMWQISETIKPRGGKRLIVNN
- the LOC106088506 gene encoding guanine nucleotide-releasing factor 2 isoform X4; amino-acid sequence: MMQDSVISTPSTPNSSLSSQSNLYGSSNTSPATPTQQTSTPLVGSSNSTTGSSGHKNSLKGNKLARRARSFKDELFDRLYIMRSTANTLGRSHSPQSPRNKNKLPLTAEEVAKSSQSLDTHVKDITNALKYFKDVILKNKLEVLPGNGTIILDTTASMFSVIQAYALNENNTSLLSATQQVYKSLGKLIKLCDEVMLSEDSEECVSLSGDNVREIVDLLEEAVKNLAILAQQRLQEKKERATEKEEENPSATPTNITHNRLMRPSVEGSVQRTSLPDIPLTSDERDIIAKSTSNPMHGSFSTENILRASSPPPKPPLPNRPNNPPPLPPKRNSQPNQSQSNNDNNTSTNSDAEYTTGVDHLTVRSCSPSSQCSEDYHEFNMSFHSNCSIRTSTQSYSKHSSDVSFQSSTKSSNSSSELTYMCSNNSINEDCFQQHQQTVMTSKKCSSVCISSTSTSSVSEASTAVRISNDDERRISSPDQFEAEKKLLEQFQVFSTTTSSSAILKQTNSLDITSSEDILSSFSNDKPPDLPPKLSRLTKLSSYDSDTIDNSTEKPESPEIRQKVQLRTFEWHTKHKSLDPRRIDMPSISCNSINLGFEGRLEEPPPLPMKKKHMFQSVAFSVLAYMEICSASTQRHTVHDCNLNRNITHSQTMNIATTFAKEELPEIPPALPPKNYKQWKGTSTTSTSPIPPPTIITTPPPSPKPKHLNSDHRILSLTGGNEIMSTLSEEVGDQCEDESGLIHSHELQNVYETSSTPRTPTSPTMDKMGPNGDYSSEVEEMVNYNNYNRKSPISIDHVPNILEEVDIAPYLIFKKENEEGPEVKGGYIDALIVHACRVQKVADKAAFGEAFITTFRTFITPIDLIEKLTHRYTVLFCCQMNEQKQKAAKETFSLLVRVVNDLTCTDLTSKNLLRLLVEFVYELICSGQLYFAKLLRYTICGRVKFYRESRMPAYPTNENSSTVIAQPSLLDFKAYEIAKQMTLLDAELFQKIEIPEVLIFAKDQCEEKSPNLNKFTEHFNKMSYWVRSKILMLNCAKEREKYVEKFIKIMSHLKKMHNYNSYLALLSALDSAPIGRLEWNKSIRETLKNNCNLIDSSSSFRNYRKALEETEPPCIPYIGLVLQDLTFVHVGNPDYLKDGVVNFSKRWQQYKIIVNMKRFKICSYKYRRNERIISFFDNFEKFLGEEEMWQISETIKPRGGKRLIVNN
- the LOC106088506 gene encoding guanine nucleotide-releasing factor 2 isoform X3 codes for the protein MMQDSVISTPSTPNSSLSSQSNLYGSSNTSPATPTQQTSTPLVGSSNSTTGSSGHKNSLKGNKLARRARSFKDELFDRLYIMRSTANTLGRSHSPQSPRNKNKLPLTAEEVAKSSQSLDTHVKDITNALKYFKDVILKNKLEVLPGNGTIILDTTASMFSVIQAYALNENNTSLLSATQQVYKSLGKLIKLCDEVMLSEDSEECVSLSGDNVREIVDLLEEAVKNLAILAQQRLQEKKERATEKEEENPSATPTNITHNRLMRPSVEGSVQRTSLPDIPLTSDERDIIAKSTSNPMHGSFSTENILRASSPPPKPPLPNRPNNPPPLPPKRNSQPNQSQSNNDNNTSTNSDAEYTTGVDHLTVRSCSPSSQCSEDYHEFNMKKIAEDVQYCGGVDGEAMKSNEQPNQGKGKCDSLSGAMAGNSNEIDEDIAKTELRKVNNHRHSNESGFHSNCSIRTSTQSYSKHSSDVSFQSSTKSSNSSSELTYMCSNNSINEDCFQQHQQTVMTSKKCSSVCISSTSTSSVSEASTAVRISNDDERRISSPDQFEAEKKLLEQFQVFSTTTSSSAILKQTNSLDITSSEDILSSFSNDKPPDLPPKLSRLTKLSSYDSDTIDNSTEKPESPEIRQKVQLRTFEWHTKHKSLDPRRIDMPSISCNSINLGFEGRLEEPPPLPMKKKHILAYMEICSASTQRHTVHDCNLNRNITHSQTMNIATTFAKEELPEIPPALPPKNYKQWKGTSTTSTSPIPPPTIITTPPPSPKPKHLNSDHRILSLTGGNEIMSTLSEEVGDQCEDESGLIHSHELQNVYETSSTPRTPTSPTMDKMGPNGDYSSEVEEMVNYNNYNRKSPISIDHVPNILEEVDIAPYLIFKKENEEGPEVKGGYIDALIVHACRVQKVADKAAFGEAFITTFRTFITPIDLIEKLTHRYTVLFCCQMNEQKQKAAKETFSLLVRVVNDLTCTDLTSKNLLRLLVEFVYELICSGQLYFAKLLRYTICGRVKFYRESRMPAYPTNENSSTVIAQPSLLDFKAYEIAKQMTLLDAELFQKIEIPEVLIFAKDQCEEKSPNLNKFTEHFNKMSYWVRSKILMLNCAKEREKYVEKFIKIMSHLKKMHNYNSYLALLSALDSAPIGRLEWNKSIRETLKNNCNLIDSSSSFRNYRKALEETEPPCIPYIGLVLQDLTFVHVGNPDYLKDGVVNFSKRWQQYKIIVNMKRFKICSYKYRRNERIISFFDNFEKFLGEEEMWQISETIKPRGGKRLIVNN